ttaatgctaagccattcagttacttataaactaacagaagtattttaaagtctattctttgagatacagggagccagtggaaGGACTTTAGAACAGGGTTGGTGTGGTCTGCTcccttagttctagtgaggacgtgggcatCAGGTCTGGATCAGGTACAGCTGCCTGATAGacattttaggcagacctgtgaagacactgttgcagaaATCAATTCAACTAAAGATAAACCCTTGGATGAGGTTTTCTAGTTCCTGCTGAGGCATTAGTCCTTCAatgctggaaatgtttttcaggtgatagaaggctgggTTAATAATTATCTTAATGTGTCTCTGAAGGTTCAAGCCTGAGTCCATTACTCTACTCACAATTTAGACCTGAtctgtggtttctagctgtagcaacagaagctgtgtgctgactcCTGATCGCtcctcctttggtccaaaaataattacttaagttatgtttttattcatcCGAAGAAAATTATGGCAGATCTACGCATTGATTTGTTCTATGCATCTACCCAACGCTTGAATGTCagctggtgacattgtaatttAGAGCTGTGTATCATCTGCCTATGGTGATTTATCTTGTTGGTAGGATCTGagctagggggagcatgtagatattgaataagAGGGGTCCCAGGAGGGAACCTTGGGGAActccacatgtgatttttgtcaattctgatgtaaagttacctattgACACAAAAAGTCCCTGTTCTTCAGACTCAAAGCAGTCAAACACTTTattcagtgtttatttttttacattgggGATCTGTTTCATCTGATCCATTTATATGGATCTagcaaaaaatgtgttttaaaataataaagtagACAACTGTTCATTGATGTACTCAAGAAGGTGTATTTTTGTTATCAGGAGACAAAAATATGGCGATCTGTAAATGATCACAGATCAGTTTACGTTGTTGACAATGTGGTTTATCAAACgttaatgtttttatgaatCGAGTTTATACTGACCTGATATTCATCTTAATAGGCAAACGCTCTCGGTTTGTTCAAATAATCACGTACGATACCACGTCAGAACAACACTTAGTGGTTTCTGTTGAAACCACTAACTGAACGATTAAATAAGGACACTCGTCTTTCACTAACGTAAAACTTCACTACTTCCAGGTCTAGTTGGTTAGAACTGAGGTGGAAACAACTGGGTCTGCCCTTCCTGCCGAATGCGTGCTCTCGACTCAGGGGATATAAATGCTGTCGGGGAAGCGTACATTGGCATGACACCTGCAGCTTCCCTCACCAGATTACATCCCGTCTTTTCAACAAGTTTGGAGACAGTAAGGTCCCTGTTGTCCTATAGTTTGTCCAGTAGTTGGAGACTCCCTTCAATGTGCCATGGAGGATACTTTGTTTCAAAAAGGATGATGGGAGAGCTAAAcctttattaatttgtttattttttcctttactaaatgtgtttgttttatttcgtGATATGGAACTATAGGATAAAGTTAACATTACATGTTCCACATTTTAATTGTTCATATATCAAagtatcttcttttttttttttttatatcactgAACTGAACACTTTTGAGCAACACTTCTTTTCAGAGCCACTGAACTTTTCCTCCTTGGTTGGGGATTGTTTGTTGTGCGCAGTTCGttccagtaggtggcggtaatgcgTCAAGACGTTCAGTGAAGAATAAATGTATTTCCGGTTTCTTGCATGAACCACATGGGACTCCGGCGAGAAAACTAACACAACAAGACGTGAAGATCAGGTCTTAAACATTTCTTCTGCGCTGTTAATGAGATGAAAATAGTttgatttttatagttttagttttcttccgGGATTGACGATGCGATCTGAAGGGCTGATAGTTTAGATTGCATCAAATCCTTTATATTTTAGGGTAAAGTTCCGAGTTCTTTCCTCTAAAACTGCATCTAACCAGCATTTCATTCTGGTTTCCACCTAAACTGTGAATATGTTCTTGTGTGGCTGATTCTGATGCAGCGCTGTTTAGGTTTGACTTCCAGGTTGCAGTGAAGTCTGCCTGCTTCACCATGTGAGTGACGTTTGATGCAGTAACTAACAGTTTCATTCGTTACTTTTATCCAGCCGAACCTCGCCGTTTGTCGTCCTGCTCAGCGGTTCCAGTCAGCTCAGATGGCTGAAGATGGTCAGGAGAAAAGCCGAGGGTTCAAGTTTGCAGAACAGATGCTTTTGCGTCACGGCTGGGAACAAGGTGAGACTGTTGTTCTCTCATCTTTCCCCATCAGATGCAGGTTAGAAGGCTGAGTTCTGGTCTCTTACTTGGTCCTCTGCAGGTAAAGGACTCGGACGAGCTGAAAATGGCATATCAGAGGCCATCAAGGTCAAAGTGAAATGTGACAAAGGAGGGGTGAGTCACTGCTGGTGTCATGCAGCTTCTGGGTCACATTTCTGCTAAACATCAGAAACAATTACAGCTAGCTCTTTGTTGCTTCAGATTGGCCATAGAGAAGGTGAGCAGTTCAGCTTCCACTGGTGGGATCATGTCTTTAATAAAGCCTCAACCAGTCTGCAGGTGGAGACCGATCAGGTGGGTCCAAACTAACATCAACACAATATCACATCACAGGTACTTTTGTCCTGCTGCTCAGGTTAGTTATATAGATTTAGCTTATTTTGCTGTAATCAGTTGTTATTTTTAGCCTTTTTGCTCTGCTGACCCTTAAAATGGTTTTACTGGTGAGTCTAATGAAACCTGACGCTATGATTAAACATTTTGCAGGTAGCTGTGGAATCTGAAATCTTTGCAGTGGAGCGACTGATTCTCTTTTATTCTGTATCAATCAGAATGGGATTAAGTTAAAAAAGACagcagaggaagatgagaaagaGGATGGAACAATCTCAAATAAAAAGCCACGGAAATCCCTGAAGGACAAAACCAAGCTGTATGGGTGCTTTGTGAAGGTAAAGGttctgtttggactgtttttctCAGTTCTGCTCTGCAGGACAAGGAAGCGTTACAGTTATGGATTAAAATTATACACCCAGTGGTAAGAATAACTGTATCAACCTGTCTGTGTTTCAGTCGGCCACACTTCTGTCCGGTCAGGAGGAGCCAGAGCCAAAGTCCATGGTTTCAGATGACAGCAGCAGTTCCGACGAGGAAGAGGAGCAGAAACTGGATCTCTCAAGCACCACCAAGTAAAGTCTTCATCCTTTACAGTTAAAACTATATTTTTTAAcacttcagtttgtttatattGCACCAATTGACAAGCAAGGTCATCCAGACGTCATCACAAGAGAAACATTTCAATCGATATTTATGTCAGAAATCCCTGACGACTATATCGACTTGTCCTTGTTTTATATCCTAGGAGAAGACAAATAAAGTCTACATAAAGTTAGTGACAGACAGCAAAATCTCTTATCAATAGCTTTGTCAAGGAAAGAGACACAAGAATGCACTGAAGCACTGAACCAGTCCATATCACCCCTCCCCAGTTACCACGAGGAGGTTGAGGACTTCAGTAGCGCAGTCTTCTTGTATGTGTTTTGCGGAGAGAAAAAGATTCATGTCCTGATGCAGAAAGTCAGACACATCATTGTGACCTAAAACTGTTGCAGTCGGCAGGTTTTTAGTTGCATGTGCGCTCTGGGGGCCTTTAAGTCGCAGGATAAACCTGctgatttagtttttgttactcAGTTTCAGGTTCTCAATCTGCAGCTGCTTCATACAGGATAATAGATGCTCTAAGAGATCCATGCATCCTATGATTAGTGATGCACCGACATGCAAATCTCCCCCGATATGATTTTAATATAACTGTTAATGTAGATAACCAATATTTACTGATATTATATACATTAACTTAACCTTTTGGCATTGTAAATAAATGACCACACCAACAAcatttcttctctgcttcagttaaacacccacaatcctgtgctgcatcactatcacatgaccaaacaaaagacaaaccacaagaagatggaaataaacatcgaTTGTTAATATCGACCCAGTTTTACGTCTGGGGTCGATACCAAAATGTTAATGCTGATATATCATGCATCTCTAATTATGATGTATGCATTCTAGCTTTGATTCTAATATTCACTCAGGTTTCAGTTTTTCAGATTCAAATCTGACCGTTTTCTTTCTGTCGACAGGCTCTCTGATGCTGATCTAATGAAGGTTTGTGGAGGACGAACAGCTCACAAGTATGTCGAAAGTAAAAATAGTGAATCAAATCCTACACAAAGAAGCTTAAAAGGGACTAATATTTCAATATGAATACCGGTGGTTGTCATCTTGTTTTTAGGGGGGCTCGGCACGGTCTGACCATGAGCGCCAAGTTAGCCAGACTGGAGCAGCAGGAAGCGGAGTTCCTGGCCAAGTATGGAAACAAGAACCAAACACGAAATTCTTTAGCAGTTAGTGTCACAGCGACACATCCAACGGAGGAGACGACGGAGACGGGTcgcagaaagaagaagaagaagaaatccaCTGAGAGCTGTGGTGAGCTAAACGGTGATAAAGTCAGAGGACGTCCTGAAACAGATTTtcaacaaaagaagaagaaaagaaaaaggaaagataAAACTAAGAGAAGAAATGAAGCAGCAGATGAAGATCTTATCCTTGTTGAAACCAGTGAGGAGCAGAATGAAGACGGAAGAAATCTGTCTGCTGCAGAAGAAACTGAAGAGCATTACTCTGATCGTAAtatgaggaggaagaagaagaagaaatgtgcTCAACATGATGCTGAATCAGCAGAGGAGAGTTATGATGCAGAATCCATCCAGTCAGACCCCAGAACACACGAAGCTGATGCTACCATGACAACAGAGAAgcagagaaagaaaggaaacaaaaaaaaacctgttgacCAGGAGGAGCTTCCTTCAAAGAAGAAGAAGTCAAAGAATCAATAGTTGATAAAAACCAGTTTACGTCAGACTGAGAAACTGGTTATTATCTACATTTATGTGGAGCTCCAGTTCAGTTCCTATATCTGTATGAAACCAACTCAGTGATTCTGGGAGAATCTTCAGACCCGTTCGATCAGGAACCCAAACTTCCAGACGGTGTAGGATTTCTCATCACTGCCGACATAGAAAGTAAACCTGAGGAAACTTTTCtctgcagagacaaaaaaatcaaggtCTCTCGTGTCTCATATAGCATCTAACATGAGGTTCTAGAGAACCAGTCGCCTGGGCTGCTAAAATGTTCTGAGGTTTTTAATGAACCACACAGAAGAAtgaaatctgaaataaattgtGATGAAAAACACGAAacaatcttttaaaatgttctgattTATGAAATGAGACGAGCCTCGGCTCCATGTGATACTTTCTGATGTAATTAGCCCAGTTTACTCTCAGCTAAATGTCTCCACCCTCAAAGCATCTGAGTGATGGAAGTAAACGAGTGTAAACCCCATTTTTATTAACATGTTAACTAAAggattattataaataatacaAGAGGCTGATTCACATGAATAATAGTTTATGTTTTACAACACATTTCTGCTTTGGAAGAAATCAAATCACTTTTACCCTTTAAACAAAAGACACTGGATTTATGCTTCCTCACATAGCTGAGACGTTACTTGGCTTTAAAGATTTCCAACCATGTTTTCAGCTTATCACTGAGCTTACAAATACAACTGTTATTAAATGTTCAGGTTTTCACCTGAAGTTTAGGAATTATAGGTATAGaataggatggatggatggatggatggatggatgggtggaaggatggatggatgggtggatggatggatggatgggtggaaggatggatggatggatgggtggaaggatggatggatgggtggatggatggatggatgggtggaaggatggatggatgggtggatggatggatggatgggtggaaggatggatggatggatggatggatgggtggatggatggatggatggatggatgggtggatgggtggatggatggatggatggatggatggatgggtggatgggtggatggatggatggatggatgggtggatgggtggaaggatggatggatggatgggtggatggatgggtggatggatggatggatggatggatgggtctaAAGGGGATTTAAAAACAACCTGAGGAAACTCGTTCCATTATCAGATTCAACACCGGTCTTTAAAATCATCACTGTTAAAAAGACATCTTGCAAGGTGTGAAAATAATACCAATAATTTCATTAAATAGAGACTCACTCCAGATGATGATGCTGATGCTGGCCACCACAGTGACAGAAAGTATTCCCAAACTCAACCGCAACAGGCAGAAATGAGAGTTTTTCACTACTTTACCATCTGGTTCTAAAAAGAAAAGCCagttttctgtcattttaacttttaaattattatttaaaatgaacaaaacaaaatatgtagCACAATTTCTGTAAATACTATTAATATTAGTGGTGTGTGCAAGTTCCTGTACAGCACAATATTGGACAAGTTGTATTTAAGATGTGttttgaaaaaacacaaaaaatgttaatgttcttGTATTTTGTTCTTTCAGAGAAACTGATTATAAATTAAATGAAGATAAAAACTCCCTTAACTACTAAACTGCTCGAgagtaaaatgtttgtgttattcTGGAATATCCTGCAGAACAGGCTAAAAAATCCCAAACATGTTAGGAGATGTCCTCCTACACTTTTACAAGGTAAAGGTCTCAGACTTTTAGAACTTATAGAAAATTTCAAACAACTTTTTTAAAGGAAGACAAACACATACATCCTGCATTTACATTAGAataatcttttttaaatgtataaaagcttttaaaatacctaaaacatattttaatgtacTAAATAACATAACTAACTAGTAAAAAGAAACAAGTAACTAAATAATAATGTAACAAAAATAGaatgtcatattttatttatttagagtaGAGCTGCATCACGTTGGGATCATAACACAGGAACATTAGAATGAACGGCTGTGCTTGATAGTTCATTAGAGATGCattatatttattacattttggccTTTTTGTAACAAAGCTAGAAAACAGTTTTCCAACAGAGCTTCTTACCTTTTCTGGTTTTCTGGACAGAGTTTTCATAAATACAACCTGAAGTGAGTTCCATAGCCATCGTTAAATGTTGGAAAACAGAAGCTGCTGCAGACACTTTTAAAGCAACGACTGAACAAAACATCATGTTTGTTCTTcaggaagaagaagcagaaggttcctcttcctcatctcacacacatcacacacacacgtttGACTTCTGCATGGTTCCTCTGTGGAAAACAGGAGCAAGAGAAGACAACACGTTTTTTACgcttaaacttttatttttaaatcaaaaaatgtaaatgaatagACAGATTAAATCAAAAGCAAAAAGTGGTTCGATGGGTATCAAcgttatattattttttactttaaatgatTCATCTCAATATCTATTTTGACAAGGGTGGAATAACACACAACATGTAACTAAAAAGAAGTACTGGCTgcacaaatttaaatatatgttttttttctcaccacATGAAAAAGTGGAAGATGCTGGAACACCAGTTCTTTTGTCCACAGAGAAACCAGGTGTTATTTTATCATGCACTGAGAGGGTGCCAACCAAGAAAGAAGCTCCTGCTCAGAAATCAACTTCTaaacgtcagtcagtcattttctactgcttattccatagtgggtcgcaggggagctggtgtctatctccagcagtctatgggcgagaggcagggttcaccctggacaggtcgccagtccatcacagggcaacacacaaacactcattcatacacctaagggcaattttagagttaccaattaacctaacaggcatgtctttggactgtgggaggaagctggagtacctggtgagaacccacgcatgcatgtggagaacatgcaaactccatgcagaaagaccccaggctgggaattgaacccaggaccttcttgctgcaaggcaacagtgctacccaactgcaccaccgtgctacccaactgcaccaccgtgctacccaactgcaccaccgtgctacccaactgcaccaccgtgctacccaactgcaccaccgtgctacccaactgcaccaccgtgctacccaactgcaccaccgtgctacccaactgcaccaccgtgctacccaactgcaccaccgtgctacccaactgcaccaccgtgctacccaactgcaccaccgtgctacccaactgcaccaccgtgctacccaactgcaccaccgtgctacccaactgcaccaccgtgctacccaactgcaccaccgtgctacccaactgcaccaccgtgctacccaactgcaccaccgtgctgcccaactgcaccaccgtgctgcccaactgcaccaccgtgctgcccaactgcaccaccgtgctgcccaactgcaccaccgtgctgcccaactgcaccaccgtgctgcccaactgcaccaccgtgctgcccaactgcaccaccgtgctgcccaactgcaccaccgtgctgcccaactgcaccaccgtgcagcccaactgcaccaccgtgcagcccaacttcaccaccgtgcagcccaactTCTAAACGTTTGAATGATATTTGTCCTTATGGACAACCAAAATGCCTCCTGGAGAAATGTTTTagcataaaatgaaacaaagattGAGCTGCCTTGTCACAATTACATAAAGCATGTCTGGAGGAACCTAGGTGAGGCTTTCTTACCTGAGAACACTggaccaactgtcaagcatggtggtggtaggaaATTCTTCAGCCTCAACTCAAATCACCAGCTGAATTATAACATGTTTTTTGGAGTACTGgtggcttttattttcttatggtTTGACAGTGAGTTGACAGGAAAGCGGTGGAGAGGGGCGGGAAGACAGGCACCAAAGGTCAACGGGCCGGGATTTGCACCTGTGACGGACCGCGCCCATACCAGTTGAATTATTAAAACTTGGACATGATGTGGTGTTAAAAGCATGATTGACCCAAACTCACATGGGAACCTGTTTCGGAATGTGCATTGGGGTTCATGGCTGGTGAAGTACAGACTCCTCTGGAGTCGgatgtacaaataaataaacccaAAATGGAGACCTTTCTGTCAATTTTTACCTTAagtgaaacatttaattattttaaaagcttttaattaaTGGGATTATTATGATTTGGccaaatttgattattttatattatttttttcattttg
This genomic stretch from Girardinichthys multiradiatus isolate DD_20200921_A chromosome 3, DD_fGirMul_XY1, whole genome shotgun sequence harbors:
- the gpatch4 gene encoding G patch domain-containing protein 4, producing the protein MAEDGQEKSRGFKFAEQMLLRHGWEQGKGLGRAENGISEAIKVKVKCDKGGIGHREGEQFSFHWWDHVFNKASTSLQVETDQNGIKLKKTAEEDEKEDGTISNKKPRKSLKDKTKLYGCFVKSATLLSGQEEPEPKSMVSDDSSSSDEEEEQKLDLSSTTKLSDADLMKVCGGRTAHKGARHGLTMSAKLARLEQQEAEFLAKYGNKNQTRNSLAVSVTATHPTEETTETGRRKKKKKKSTESCGELNGDKVRGRPETDFQQKKKKRKRKDKTKRRNEAADEDLILVETSEEQNEDGRNLSAAEETEEHYSDRNMRRKKKKKCAQHDAESAEESYDAESIQSDPRTHEADATMTTEKQRKKGNKKKPVDQEELPSKKKKSKNQ